A single region of the Labrus bergylta chromosome 10, fLabBer1.1, whole genome shotgun sequence genome encodes:
- the epas1b gene encoding endothelial PAS domain-containing protein 1b, which translates to MTAEKEKKRNSSERRKEKSRDAARCRRSKETEVFYDLAHQLPFPHNVSAHLDKASIMRLAISFLRTRKLLATGSSSSSSGDSEEDIQMDSLYLKSLEGFVTVVTSEGDIIFLSENINKFLGLTQVDLTGHSIFDFTHPCDHEEIRENLSLKTAGSSFSKKGKELSAERDFFMRMKCTVTNRGRTVNLKSASWKVLHCTGHLKMYTSCPPRGLCGFKEPPLTCAVLMCEPIPHPSNIDTPLDSKTFLSRHSMDMKFTYCDERVTELMGYTPDDLLGRSVYDFYHALDSDSVTKSHHNLCTKGQAVSGQYRMLAKDGGYVWVETQGTVIYNSRNSQPQCIVCVNYVLSDIEEKSMIFSLEQTESLFKPRHMSSFFSAGGAGVTAEPGDTLFPKFKEEPEDLAQLAPTPGDTIIALDFCGTQFEEPQQPAGYIPVSVSAMPPPGPRTWANESHQPSPPVSCQTPAQVQRDMANMASTFTMQQNPSPGSTTPSLSSCSTPSSPGDYYSSSESDLKVELTEKLFALDTECNGGSENTERDLSDLDLETLAPYIPMDGEDFQLNPIIPESEPLEGGPAGSMGSNSSLPQTHQGAHQSFSSIASLFQPLSSTPQGQGHYQHQSAASWATSEKRGSSQGTIDPCIGSYMMGNMQHPPYQAPASTPLSSMGGRQNLQWPPDPLLTYQQQQSRNTKGYLMEPLSGEERLSCQQNIPHMMQKQRSIDNFVQAYKDISPARVAMANSIKRSFTQMAVGENKPSDIMWKKMRGDSFGSMDRSLSAGSLADLGLERMMPGSMSSCLHQHRKSQYPAAGIGGVFEKHLSQKSCNYSQYNKTEGVASCLLGTSFESSYLPELTRYDCEVNVPLQGTLHLLQGCDLLRALDHAT; encoded by the exons GctctagcagcagcagcagtggtgacagtgaggagGACATTCAGATGGACAGTCTGTATCTGAAGTCTTTGGAGGGCTTTGTCACTGTGGTAACGTCCGAAGGCGACATTATATTCCTGTCTGAGAACATCAACAAATTCCTGGGGCTCACACAG GTGGACCTCACTGGTCACAGCATCTTTGACTTCACTCATCCATGTGACCACGAGGAGATCAGAGAAAACCTCAGCCTGAAAACAGCTG GCAGCAGCTTCAGTAAAAAAGGCAAAGAGCTGAGCGCTGAACGAGATTTCTTCATGAGGATGAAGTGCACGGTGACCAACAGAGGACGCACCGTCAACCTAAAGTCAGCCAGCTGGaag GTGCTGCATTGCACCGGACACCTGAAGATGTACACCAGCTGCCCTCCACGAGGGCTGTGTGGCTTCAAAGAGCCTCCACTCACCTGTGCTGTTCTGATGTGCGAACCAATCCCACACCCGTCCAACATCGACACGCCGTTGGACAGCAAGACCTTCCTGAGCAGACACAGCATGGACATGAAGTTCACCTACTGTGACGAGAG ggtTACAGAGTTGATGGGTTACACTCCTGACGATCTGCTGGGTCGTTCAGTCTACGACTTTTACCACGCCCTGGACTCTGACAGCGTCACCAAGAGCCACCACAACT tgtgtacCAAGGGTCAGGCAGTGAGCGGTCAGTATCGAATGCTGGCTAAGGACGGAGGCTACGTCTGGGTTGAGACCCAAGGAACGGTGATTTATAACAGCCGCAATTCCCAGCCCCAGTGCATTGTGTGCGTGAACTACGTCCTCAG TGACATTGAGGAGAAGTCGATGATTTTCTCCCTGGAGCAGACTGAGTCCCTGTTTAAGCCGCGCCACATGAGCAGCTTCTTCTCCGCTGGAGGTGCTGGTGTGACCGCAGAGCCAGGAGACACCCTCTTCCCCAAATTCAAAGAGGAGCCGGAGGACCTGGCCCAGCTGGCTCCAACACCCGGGGACACAATCATCGCCCTCGACTTTT GTGGCACTCAGTTTGAGGAGCCCCAGCAGCCAGCAGGATACATCCCAGTGTCCGTGTCAGCTATGCCCCCTCCAGGACCTCGGACCTGGGCCAACGAAAGCCACCAGCCTTCCCCTCCTGTGTCATGCCAAACCCCTGCTCAGGTTCAAAGAGACATGGCTAACATGGCCAGCACATTCACCATGCAGCAGAATCCATCACCCGGCAGCACTACTCCGAGCCTCAGCAGTTGCTCTACG CCAAGCAGCCCGGGCGATTACTACAGTTCATCCGAGAGTGACCTGAAGGTGGAGCTGACTGAGAAACTGTTTGCCCTTGACACTGAGTGCAACGGCGGTTCTGAAAACACTGAG AGGGACTTAAGTGACCTAGATCTTGAGACTTTGGCTCCATACATCCCAATGGACGGTGAGGACTTCCAGTTGAATCCCATCATCCCAGAGTCGGAGCCCCTCGAGGGGGGTCCTGCAGGATCCATGGGGAGCAACAGCAGCTTGCCTCAAACGCACCAGGGCGCCCACCAGAGCTTCAGCAGCATCGCCAGCCTGTTCCAGCCCCTTTCCTCTACACCTCAGGGCCAAGGTCACTACCAGCACCAGTCTGCTGCGTCCTGGGCCACAAGCGAGAAGAGGGGCTCCAGCCAGGGGACCATAGACCCCTGCATAGGGTCTTACATGATGGGGAACATGCAGCATCCCCCATACCAGGCACCAGCCAGCACCCCTCTGTCCTCCATGGGGGGCAGGCAGAACCTGCAGTGGCCACCAGACCCGTTGTTAacataccaacaacaacaatcacgAAACACCAAGGGCTACCTGATGGAGCCTTTgtcaggagaggagagattGTCCTGCCAACAGAACATACCACACATGATGCAGAAACAGAG GTCCATTGACAACTTCGTACAAGCCTACAAAGACATAAGTCCAGCCAGAGTGGCCATGGCCAACAGTATCAAGCGCTCCTTCACCCAGATGGCTGTG gGTGAAAATAAACCTTCAGACATCATGTGGAAGAAGATGAGGGGGGACAGTTTTGGCAGCATGGATCGCTCCCTCAGTGCCGGATCACTGGCAG ATTTAGGGCTGGAGAGGATGATGCCAGGCAGTATGTCTTCATGTCTGCATCAACACAGGAAGTCTCAGTATCCAGCAGCTGGGATAGGTGGTGTTTTTGAGAAACACCTTTCCCAAAAGAGCTGCAACTATTCCCAGTATAACAAGACTGAGG GTGTTGCCAGTTGTTTACTGGGCACTTCCTTCGAGTCCTCCTACCTGCCGGAGTTGACCCGTTACGACTGCGAGGTCAACGTCCCTCTGCAGGGGACCCTGCACCTCCTCCAGGGGTGTGACCTGCTGAGAGCTCTGGACCATGCCACCTAG